The Myxocyprinus asiaticus isolate MX2 ecotype Aquarium Trade chromosome 19, UBuf_Myxa_2, whole genome shotgun sequence nucleotide sequence ATTCAGACTTCTTCCACAAACTATAAatctcaacattcactttcacattctttcacattttgaaaatgaagatttatggtaaaaaaaggacttaatattgatctgtttctcacccacacatcatatcgcttctgaagatatggattaaaccactggagtcatggattactcttatgtggcctttaattgctttttggagcttcaaagctctggtcaccattcacttacattgtgttgaccaacagagctgaaatattcttcttaaaatctttgtttgtgttctgtagaagaaagaaagttatacacatctggaatggcatgagggtgagtaaataatcagagaattttcatttttgggtaaactatccctttaaagcccaTACAAAACCAGCGCAATGCTATGGTAAGGTATTATGCATACTTTTTATGTGTTGCTATgaggttgttagggtgttctgggtggttgctagtgtgttcacTAGTCTCCAAGTCTATATGATTTTATATTGcctagacaaaaataaaaaattgttttaccCATGTTATCAATCATTTTACAATtaaatcataagtctgattgcatataaaattaaaagcaCACCACTCCGCAACAAGCAAAAcaatttaaggtatcattcaCGCCCTGTTGGAGAAACATGATAAGGGACAAATTGCCAAAATGATAAGGGACAAATTGCACACAAAATGTAATACTTtgtgttaggggtttgttcaaatcctcaAATCTGAGAAATTGTAACagagatgcttgccttagcaagaacCACTAACAAAGAAAAGTCTTTAAATTCTTCTGTACTacacatatttgaagaaaacctATGCTGTCAGGTGTTTGGTTATTTTTAGGAAGCCACATTAGCATGGCATCACAGATtttgttttcaattatttttaggCTGTCACTTTGAATTCAGGCACTTCTCACAACATAGAAGCCAGTCCCTCCTCCAATCTCCCACCAAGACATGTCCACTGATAAACTCCTAGCTCTCAAACCAAATAGAACTGGTATAATCTGGTTTCAACTGCTCAGGGTTGAAGCAAAGTCATACATGGGCGGATATCTGAAGCTGATGTACTGTAAGCCGGTGCCCAGTGCCACAGAGCTGTATGTCTCACGGATATAACCTAGCAGCTTACTGATACAGCAACAACCAGGTTATGGGGTATAGAgtgtgaaataaataataaaagagaaTCTATCCGAGAAGCAGAATGAGAAAAGGGAGGAGATCAGATTCTGTATGAGCGTGTGACTGGACACTGGTCTTGTTTGTGTAACTGTTCAATTTCTCTAAACAGTATTGTGTTCTCTAGAGTGGAATAAATGGGATTAACAGCACTGGTGTGATGACAGATCCATAGATGGTCTACTGCATTGGAATTTATTTTGTGCCCAATACCACTGATTTGAAAGCGCTGGGTGTTAGTGTTGGTTTCTGGCATCTTTCAGAGCATATAGTCATTAACATATTTTCATAAACCCAAAGATggtacacattaaaataaaaaatcaatgttgttccaaacccgaatgattttctttcttacatggaacacaaaaggagttgctAGGCAGACTTTTAGGGGCTGACATCctcagtccccatttactttcattttaggaggaaaaaaaagagcaaCATCAATTTTCTTCCAAATTGTTcctcgtgttccacagaaggaaaaaaaaaaaaaggtttttgtgtTTGGGAAGACATGTCAGGCTGACAAACAGCAAAGTTTCAATAGTGCCACAATGTCTTACAAATGGAATCAGCCTACAAATTGCCCACTTGTAATTGTCTTTGCATATCAGGCTGGGATAAATTACATGCATCAACATcaacttcaaatgaaatgaagtTATTTGATTAAACTCTCTgttgtacatttaatttacactGGCAGTTAACTTTATGTCAGAAATTCCGAAACTAAAAGCAtgcacaatatttaaaaaaaagcacagtaattcttacgagatggcgaaattgtaaaATATCGTACAACTTTAAattaaaaggtacaacttttattcccatagagaccaaccaatcaataaAAATTTCAAATCAAAACAATACAGGCATTCAATTTTTgttagcctcctatccaacagtTCATCTTAAGATAGGAAACgtcagtgacatttttttttattatgcattccATATTTTCTATGCAAtataaatgactgatgtatgtcaataatctgtaatacgcttcccttgtctcgttccaaaccctgatgttttctttctttcgtggtacacatttaaaatcatggttaggtttagggtttgggtaaggggttagacttcatGGATAGGTTTATGTTTGGGTTAGGAGTTTAACATAAGTAAAATCATAGAAtaattgtttgttggtttgtttattattgtctatgggagtaaaagttgcaTGTTTTTGTTCGAGCCAACTCGATTAATCTATTTTACGATTCCTTACAATTTCACCACCTTCTACAATCATAAAGACTTCTCATGAGATCTGGTTTGATTTAAGACGAAGCAATGTATGTCTAAGTTCTCCTTCGCAGCAAGTCTAAAATAGTTTACTGTGATGATCTGTTGTTGTTTCTTAAATTAGAGGTTAAATCGATTTTTTTATTGTGTGGACACCAAACAATTTATTCTGGTATTTTAACTAAACTTTTGCTAAACTTTTTGGAGGCAAAGTCAATATTATAATTTTCTAGATACCAAAAATATCTGTCTCAAATTCATGTGAATTGCTTTGTTGTGAAAAATATGTTATactttcatgttgtttagtcGCATCTGATTTTGTGCGAATAAGACCTTTATACTGTGTGGTTTCAACTCACCCTGGCCATTTGAATAGTAAATCCACCTCTCCTTGGTGTGTGTTGGAGAGACGGGATTCTTGTGGATGGCTTTCTCCATGATGCTGTTTGGATCCTGTCTGGGACCCTTCTTTAGCACCCGCGAGCTGCGTTTTATGCTGCATACTACGATGACCACCAGCACCAGCAAAAGCAGCAGAACTATCATCCAGGGCAGGTGCTCATTGATGTCAAAGTGCTTGTGCGTGCTGGGCCTCGGCGCACCCCTGCGGATGGGCCGGTAGCCCAATCCTTGTATCTTGTCCTCAGACAGCGTCTCCATGGCCTGCTGGTTGGCCATCTGGTGGTCCCGTGATAAGGAGAGCTTGTGTTGCCTTTTAGGCAGGTCCTGAGTTGCAGCGATTAGGAGTCCTCCATCCTCACCACTGTACTTGGAGGAAGCTGTGGTTGTGGGAATGTCTGCAGAATCGAGGGCAGTCTCACTGCTATTGAAGACCAGCCCTGCTACATCCTGAATATCCGCAGTTGGTAAGACTGCATTACTTGCTGTgtgaagagagtgagagagagagagagagagagagagagagagagagaattaaatgCAGTTAAAGATGAGCTTAACCCAGACAACAAAGCAGAAGGGAGAATATCTAAAACTTTAATCCAGCATCAAGCTGGCATGTGTAGGCACTAGGAGAGACAAACTGAGCTGTATTTTttatactgtaatactgtaaatgTCCATAATtgtaatggtaaaagactgtaaaaatgctacagtaaaaaaaacgtaagctggttaacgagtagttaccgtaaaatatacgtaaaaaatgtgacatatttaaaaagacaatgcaTGTAGTTTtgcggtaaaatattgtaaaattgaattttttagatgtgaaaagtatgattttcctgtataattaatggtaaaattttatattatgtttaacaagagagtacatgtactttttacagtaccCAGAGTTCCCtatgtgacccattacatttgatattttatgggaatagttatgtttcttcttatttttaataacagttatgtactttggggtgttctgtgttatatttgatgtagtttagttaatgtttattgcataattttaatttcacaagtgTTACCCGATGGTgtcaagtgtttgtgtgagtgacactgagcattgtctctacatgtttattggtcattactccatgtgcccttctgtaattacaatggtaattaacaatacattataaagtgaaaagcagttttttacagtttcagaaggttaatgtattaagtttatcattaagtTTATCATGTATGCACGGgaattttctaatttaattataTGTGCGTCGATCCAGTTTTCGCATAAGCGCGAGAGGGGGTGGCTGGTCACCTTTTACCTCCAGAGACTATgcaaatttttcttaaaaaaaataaactttgggCTATGTGCATGCTCTGTGTATTTCACAAATATATGATCATCCATTGAGTGACATTAATGCACGAGTATTTTCTAAGTATATGTGCATCTATTGGGTTACTGGCATGTGTGTGATACTGTGCATCGAGTTTcatgttcccttatgactcagtacacttgacattgcgtcactaagctgacgctatgggggagtgtccttctacatgacctagttgaaacctttctacaataatgtcaattctaaaattggctatggtgtttaagccctgcccttttaggcgcgaagctgtccagTATAAAAGTTGGCtggcaaacaccattcctccgaattttcttccttcaagacagcgattcatctctcgtctagaagccctctactacttCACCGTCAACATACATGAGTCAGCAGGCGGGATCTTCaaggcaacgagaagactctctgctcccTTGCAGTGTTCCAGCGAACATATACTCCGCCTCGCCACTTGACTCTTCGCTGGTGAATGGGCCgtttcagcatcctgattccctgcagcACTTCAGCATGagtttgtatccttataagctactgtgatattgtgtgtgtgtgtgtgtgtgtgtatgtatatatatatatatatatatatatatatatatatatatatatatatatatataaaagggccGCTTatgtgttcgcgtctttttaaagatgtcattccgtaAGTGTTCAATATGCGAGGGACACATCCTGCTGTCAGATCAACATGAGATGCAGTCTCCCGCGCCCTTCCAtccgcctcttctgtgacaccTGAGGgttcacacgaggaggcatggTGGGGCCACGAGGTTGAGCATATACTGTGTcttgccttgatgaatggttcttgAAGTCCGGACGGCGTCAAGCGACTGCGTTCCGcagatctgccccattcttcccggaagttcataacgaactgacaaaatcctggcaCACACCCTATTCAACTCGCACAGTGATTCCACTCTCTTCACTAAAGTGGAGCACGggggaagacaaaggttatgcccaactacccccgtGGAAGAGGCGGTAGCTGCGCATCTCTGCCCGGCGAGTAGCAGGGCGTGGAAATCACGCCCCGTTCATCCTTCCAAGCCATGTTGACTGACGTCCgtactggctggaaaagcatactcatCGGCGGGCCAAGCAGGTTCAGCACTCCATGCGATGGCGGTACTcaaagttttccaagctaagctcctcaagcaaatggacaagcaaggctacgatccagagacgttcaaagagctccgcaccgctacagacttagcgctgcaaGCCGCGAATATCattgcacaggccattggcaagtcaatgagcaaccttgtttttggatcgtcacatctggctgaccctcacggaaatgcgtAACACAGAAAAAGATGCTCTATTTGATGCTCTGGTGTCTACAGCACGCCTTTTCAGCAGCActgtggatagatttgctgagcgctatgtcacgactcagcaacattcacaggctatgagacattttatgccaaaacggagcagtacttcatcacaaccggctcgcTCCTGCTGTCTCGGACCAGCACCCGGCTAAAAACCCCATGCCTGCTGCCTCAGCACCGCCAAATGTCGCTGCCGAGCCACCGGTAAAGCCAcacaagccgtggcccaaacaaAGGTAGCTGCCTCAGTGTAAGCCCCGTGCAGCAAAAAGCGCTCCTGACACAcaatgctgttcccctcttccccactgctgtttgtcgggaaaggaatattgttgttcagtaTGTTATTTCTATGTCTCACattcaatcacatgcaataaaaaatgcaaaaaagagtacagcgctagttgcacatgcacgagacgctcacactttttcaataaagagcttttccacttcaaagcccacacattatacACAGCCGCTTCTCAATGGTGAGCAGtgcattaaatcatacaattaacaaaccaaattgccctctgtcctgtCCATTCCGTGGATGCGTAGTGAGGCCTTACGGGCATttctgactgggtgctaaaaacgatcgaacatggttatacgatccaatttgcacatcGGCTGCCCCGTTTCAACAGTGTTCTATCTTCCACAGTTCCGTCCGAAGACGCACCGGTGTTACgagccaaaatacacaatctTTTCACAAAAAAAGTGATAGAGGTTGTTTCAGATGAATTTATAAGCCTGCTGTCCTGCTGCACAAATGCGTAGCAAGTCCACACGGgcgtgtcagactgggtgtttaAAATGATCAAGCAAGGTCATACGATTCAGTTTTTACACCGGTCAcctcacaaattttttttttctagttaagTTTagcttaaatattactttgaaacAACCTGCCATTATTTATTAAATCTTTTGGTGTGACTTAATTTTTAGGTAAAGGAAGTTGAATGATCTCATACATTTATGGATATCTAACAAAAGTTTTCCAGCTAAGTTGACTTAAAATAATTAGCTTAAAAAGCGCGATGTAAAaatgctatgtatatatttaagtaaatccaacccatccatttttttcagtgcatacAATCACATAAAAATTAGAACTGTATAGGAATACACCTGGCAACCTATGAATGTTGAGCCTGCACTCGACTCCTCGTCACTTCAGCCTTGAGAGTAAGCAAAGAGATCTCTTTTCAACTGAACCAGGTGAGCACCAAAATCGCACCAAACATCTTTAAgtagtttataataattttttcaaacattcatcATTTGAAAATCTGCACGGTAATTTTCGACAATTAGCTTTGTAACGATAAAGTTTATGTTCTCGAACAAGTTAGCAGATACTAGCATTAGTTAATAAAATGACTGTTCTGTTTAGAAATGAAGTAAGCAATTGCAAGTTTTGAAGTACTAAGTAATCAAATTACCACGTCTATGTACAAGTGttgttgtatttgtatttacCCCAGTTGAACATGCACAACTCACTGGACGCCCCTTTTTTATTTTGAGGCCACTttatttgtaatataaaaaagttatattatataaacaaatacatgtgtaaatgttttgctcTGGATTTTATTCGATATGTATGTTAGTAACTTCTGACCTTTATCTCTGACTGGTGCACAACCTTGCTTGTTAAGAGTGTACTGCTTTTTCTTTTAGCCTAAATGCCATGCTGATATAAAAACGAGACTGAAGTAACATGATATTAATTGATTGTTGTATTTTGCTCTCTCTGGACAGGCGAAGAATTGGAGAgtgttctttcattatttacctTTTTGAGTAAATTTTATGTGATTTTATGTGAGTTGTCATTGAGTAATATATGTGGTGTTTTTTCAAAAAGGCCTCTATTGTCTAATTCTTTTTAACTTGTAATAGATTGAAGTTAGTTACCCTAACTTACTCTGTAAGCTTTAACTTTGTTTACTGTGGTTAGTTCTATGGTATGGACATTACAATTGAATAGACAACATTTAAACAATTACtagttaattttacagtacagcacatactgtaaatcattatacAGTAAGCTTTAAACTACTGTAGatagttttacagtaattttactgtggTATGGAATACAGCAACTTGCTGGCTATTTGTTGCCAGTAAGTTACTGGtgagtttatgtaaaaaaaaaaacaaaaaaacaaaaaaaaaaaatgtacagtgtaactagataataaatgtactttttacagtaaagtactgttaaaattatggttaaaaacaaaaatcgGGCATTGCCAGAAGTTCCTGCATGACCCacttcatttcattatatttttacaggaatagttatgtttcttcctatttttaaatattttgtacattggggtgttctgtgttatattttatgtagtttagttaatatttattgcattattttagtgtcacatggtAACCTTGATTGTGTCTTTGAGTGAGTAACACTGTgtacactgtctctacatgtataTTAATTACTTCTCCTGAAAGGGCCACTTTTGATGAACTTTAAAtctttatgtggatttttgtTGTCACTAGgtgattatacattttaaagtaaaaagcagacttttatagttccacAAGGTTAGTATAttgagtttatatcatttaataatataaacggtagtgaAATATGTAAATATACGGGCTTTAAATAGCCTAAAACATGGTCAACTtattttttacggtaaattactggcaaccacagctgccagttttttaatGTAAGtttaacagaatgtttttttaaagtgacATCCATTTCaaccacattttttaaaaagatacTGTAATTGCTATGTTTTTACATCAGAAAGGAACAGTGGTAAATACTCATGGTAAATACCTGCTGATAGAGCTTTTTTATTCTCACCTCTATGTGCTGACTCCGTGCTTGAGGCTTCTCCAAGTGGGACAGAGACTGAACTTGCCGGAATTTGGCCACACATGTTGTCTGTTGTCTCGTTGCCCTTGATAAGCAGCATTAAGCCCAGAGACTGGCAATCTGTGTGAGCTCTGCACTTCAGAAAATCTGAGGCCATGTCAGAAAAGGTGCCATGCTGACATGGGCGGCAGCGCACATCCCCTGTCTCACTTCCTCGCTTTCTGACGCCCCACCCATGAGGACATAATGAGTAGCTCTGACACTTTCCACCTTTGGAGAAGCTGCCCAGCGGGCACACACATACCCGATCCGTGGTGGACCTACAAGGTGTCTTCTCAATAAAAGGGGCTTGGCAGCGTCTCTGGCATCGGTGGCACTGCTCCACCCCGTTCTCACCCCGGGTGAAGGTGCCCTCCGGGCAGGGGCTGCACTCCCGCACATTGGCCTCAGAGCAGTGAGAGGACACGTAGGTGCCCGCCGGACACTTGTCACACACTAGCTTGTTCCCAGTGTTGGGGTCGATGTGGTGGTAGTGTCGAGGAGACAAGGGCTTTTCTGTGGTCGGGCTGGGGGTCAGTGCATGGGTTAAGAAGTCACCGACCACAGTGCACAGCAGCTAACAAAAGGGAAAGAACAACAAGAAGACTGTTATGCAATGACAATCACAACACACAATAAATAAAGATGGTAAATGGACACAATGAAATCGGTTTATGTAAGAAGAAGCAACCATAAACAATGAGTTGAGAGAACTGCAGATGAACTCATTATGGCATTCTATCATTAAGCAAGTTATACGTATATTCAATTTGTTCTGTGGTCATCCGTCACTTACTCTGTGGTCATCAGTCAAtagcctttatgtgtttttttttttggagcttcagatttttggtcaccattcactagctttgtatggacctacagagctaagatattattctaaaatagtttgggtgaaccattctttTAACTATAGAAACtacatttactatattaaagaCCCATATTTCTCATATTTTATCTTAAGCATGCTCTTCATTGACACTTTTGTCCTTTTGAACAAATACACTAATTTGTTAAAAACTTTAACTTCAACACTAACTTGTAAAAAACTAACTTGCCAAAAATATTAGGTGCAAAACTGTTTGGCGTGATGGAAATTACACCACAGTTGTGGGACAgaagtaatttatgaaaaattcatataaatcattttaacacaataaatattgaaattgtttatatttatttaactctTTGTTGAGATTagtatagttttaaacatgtaataattagtatttttatgaaattgaaagtctgggaaattaaatctacacataaaaagcatttaaaaagtatcaaaaataaatgatgaaggcacgGTAAAAAGTTTCAGAGTCAATTTTAATGTGACGTtcataaaaaaagcacaaaactcCTATTCTTTAAACACAGTGCACATGGCAAAACAAGTCTGGATAACATCTACACATTCTGCAACAAACCATTCATACAACCAACATCAGGATCCTTGGAATGTGTTGACAGCACTTTTAAAGCTCGATGACCTTCAAAATGACTTTTAATGATAAGACGGTCGTAAACACATCCACTCTATAGTT carries:
- the LOC127456760 gene encoding tumor necrosis factor receptor superfamily member 21-like codes for the protein MLGKMSINVSLMLLCTVVGDFLTHALTPSPTTEKPLSPRHYHHIDPNTGNKLVCDKCPAGTYVSSHCSEANVRECSPCPEGTFTRGENGVEQCHRCQRRCQAPFIEKTPCRSTTDRVCVCPLGSFSKGGKCQSYSLCPHGWGVRKRGSETGDVRCRPCQHGTFSDMASDFLKCRAHTDCQSLGLMLLIKGNETTDNMCGQIPASSVSVPLGEASSTESAHRASNAVLPTADIQDVAGLVFNSSETALDSADIPTTTASSKYSGEDGGLLIAATQDLPKRQHKLSLSRDHQMANQQAMETLSEDKIQGLGYRPIRRGAPRPSTHKHFDINEHLPWMIVLLLLLVLVVIVVCSIKRSSRVLKKGPRQDPNSIMEKAIHKNPVSPTHTKERWIYYSNGQGVDILKLVAAQIGSQWIDMYKSLASATEREVAAFSNSYSGNPERAYAALQHWTIRDSDANLAKLISALHRQRRIDVVDKIRSVMEDNPQVDLNTLMMAVNVSHFLSPSHKPLESPGVVVEQSPMERTKGFFTDESEPLLRCDSTSSKDSALSRTGSFITKEKKDTVLRQVRLDSCDLQPIFDDMLHILNPEELHVIEEIPMDEDKLDCLFEIAGVKSQEASQTLLDSVYSHLPDLL